From the genome of Bos taurus isolate L1 Dominette 01449 registration number 42190680 breed Hereford chromosome 27, ARS-UCD2.0, whole genome shotgun sequence, one region includes:
- the SLC25A4 gene encoding ADP/ATP translocase 1 codes for MSDQALSFLKDFLAGGVAAAISKTAVAPIERVKLLLQVQHASKQISAEKQYKGIIDCVVRIPKEQGFLSFWRGNLANVIRYFPTQALNFAFKDKYKQIFLGGVDRHKQFWRYFAGNLASGGAAGATSLCFVYPLDFARTRLAADVGKGAAQREFTGLGNCITKIFKSDGLRGLYQGFNVSVQGIIIYRAAYFGVYDTAKGMLPDPKNVHIIVSWMIAQTVTAVAGLVSYPFDTVRRRMMMQSGRKGADIMYTGTVDCWRKIAKDEGPKAFFKGAWSNVLRGMGGAFVLVLYDEIKKFV; via the exons ATGAGCGATCAGGCTCTGAGCTTCCTGAAGGACTTCTTGGCCGGCGGCGTGGCCGCTGCCATCTCCAAGACTGCTGTCGCGCCCATCGAGAGGGTCAAACTGCTGCTGCAG GTCCAGCATGCCAGCAAACAGATCAGTGCTGAGAAGCAGTACAAAGGGATCATTGATTGCGTGGTGAGAATCCCCAAGGAGCAGGGCTTTCTCTCCTTCTGGAGGGGTAACCTGGCCAACGTGATCCGTTACTTCCCCACCCAAGCTCTCAACTTCGCCTTCAAGGACAAGTACAAGCAGATCTTCCTGGGGGGCGTGGACCGGCATAAGCAGTTCTGGCGCTACTTTGCCGGTAACCTGGCCTCCGGTGGGGCAGCTGGGGCCACCTCCCTCTGCTTTGTCTACCCGCTGGACTTCGCTAGGACCAGGCTGGCTGCCGACGTGGGCAAGGGTGCCGCCCAGCGGGAGTTCACTGGTCTGGGCAACTGTATCACCAAGATCTTCAAGTCTGATGGCCTGAGGGGCCTCTACCAGGGTTTCAACGTCTCGGTCCAGGGCATCATTATCTACAGAGCCGCCTACTTTGGAGTCTATGATACGGCCAAGG GGATGCTGCCTGACCCCAAGAATGTGCACATTATCGTGAGCTGGATGATTGCCCAGACTGTGACGGCGGTCGCGGGGCTCGTGTCCTACCCCTTTGACACTGTCCGCCGTAGGATGATGATGCAGTCTGGCCGGAAAGGGG CTGATATCATGTACACTGGGACAGTGGACTGCTGGAGGAAGATTGCAAAAGATGAAGGACCCAAGGCTTTCTTCAAAGGTGCCTGGTCCAACGTACTGAGAGGCATGGGCGGTGCTTTTGTATTGGTATTGTATGATGAGATCAAAAAGTTTGTCTAA